One Aquisalimonas asiatica DNA window includes the following coding sequences:
- a CDS encoding TIGR03088 family PEP-CTERM/XrtA system glycosyltransferase, which yields MAHVLYRLDVGGLESILVELIRSMPRDAYRHVVICIADYTSFRERLPDDVPVYALNKPPGLGLGMFVRFWRLLRRLRPDVVHSNNLAALECQPVAALAGVPARVHAEHGWDVADLHGTNRKYQLMRRVLSRWVHRHVAVSADLAGYLRERAGVPAARVQHIYNGVNTWRFHPRRERDPDAPFVIGTVGRMQRVKDQVTLAHAFVQLQALVPERFPNLRLVCIGDGPEYEAVRRVLADAGVQGQAFLPGNRDDIAEQLRQMDLFALPSLAEGIPVTVLEAMATGLPVVASRVGGLPELVVEGQTGALVPPGDASALALILAAYVADPEAAAIQGRDARERAEQAFSLEAMVTQYADLYGELLQRRGSPSAAAQRN from the coding sequence GTGGCGCATGTGCTCTATCGCCTTGACGTGGGTGGTCTCGAGAGCATTCTCGTGGAGCTCATCCGGAGCATGCCCCGGGATGCGTATCGCCACGTGGTGATCTGTATCGCCGACTACACCAGCTTCCGCGAGCGCCTCCCGGACGATGTGCCCGTGTATGCCCTGAACAAGCCGCCCGGGCTGGGGCTCGGCATGTTCGTGCGGTTCTGGCGGCTGCTGCGGCGGCTGCGCCCTGACGTGGTCCACAGCAACAATCTGGCGGCACTGGAATGCCAGCCCGTGGCGGCGCTCGCCGGGGTGCCGGCCCGGGTGCATGCGGAGCACGGGTGGGATGTGGCGGATCTCCACGGCACCAATCGCAAGTACCAGCTCATGCGCCGCGTGCTCAGCCGCTGGGTGCACCGCCACGTGGCCGTATCCGCCGATCTGGCCGGCTACCTGCGCGAGCGGGCCGGGGTTCCCGCCGCGCGGGTGCAGCACATCTACAATGGCGTGAACACCTGGCGTTTTCATCCGCGCCGGGAGCGCGACCCGGACGCGCCCTTCGTCATCGGCACCGTAGGCCGGATGCAGCGGGTCAAGGACCAGGTCACCCTGGCGCATGCCTTCGTGCAGCTGCAGGCGCTGGTGCCCGAACGGTTTCCGAATCTGCGTCTGGTGTGCATTGGTGACGGGCCCGAGTACGAAGCCGTCCGCCGTGTTCTGGCCGATGCCGGAGTACAGGGGCAGGCCTTCCTGCCCGGCAACCGCGACGATATTGCCGAGCAGTTGCGGCAGATGGATCTGTTCGCCTTGCCCTCGCTGGCCGAGGGCATTCCCGTGACGGTACTGGAAGCCATGGCCACCGGCCTGCCGGTGGTGGCGAGCCGTGTCGGCGGACTGCCTGAACTGGTGGTGGAGGGGCAGACCGGGGCGCTTGTTCCTCCCGGTGACGCCAGCGCACTGGCCCTCATACTGGCGGCCTACGTCGCCGACCCGGAGGCCGCGGCCATTCAGGGCCGCGACGCGCGCGAGCGGGCCGAGCAGGCGTTCAGCCTGGAGGCCATGGTGACGCAGTACGCCGATCTCTACGGCGAACTCCTGCAGCGGCGGGGGAGCCCGTCCGCCGCTGCGCAACGCAACTGA
- a CDS encoding FemAB family XrtA/PEP-CTERM system-associated protein — protein MTSASIEISELTAQDHDRWDAFVEACPRATFCHRAGWQTVIERAFGHRTRFLMATRDGRIEGVLPLARVRSLLFGDQLVSLPFCVYGGIAADTGEAAIALDAAAQAYAAECGVDHLEYRNMEPRHDDWPTKELYVTFRKAIEPDVDANMQAIPRKQRRMVRQGMKAGLTSAFDDDVDRFFRIYAQNVHRMGTPVFSKRYFQTLLDVFGDACRILAVHRGDEPVASVMTFYFRDEVMPYYGAGMPLARDVAGYDFLYWELMRRGCEAGYRLFDYGRSKQGTGSWSFKKNWGFEPQPLYYEFQLHRGDKVPDNNPLNPKYQRAIRMWQRLPLSVANVLGPRIVRNLG, from the coding sequence ATGACGTCCGCTTCCATCGAAATCAGCGAACTGACCGCACAGGACCACGACCGCTGGGACGCCTTCGTCGAGGCGTGTCCCCGGGCCACGTTCTGCCACCGCGCCGGCTGGCAGACCGTGATCGAGCGCGCTTTCGGTCACCGCACCCGGTTCCTCATGGCAACCCGTGACGGGCGTATCGAGGGCGTGCTGCCCCTGGCGCGGGTACGCAGCCTGCTGTTCGGTGATCAGCTGGTGTCGCTGCCGTTCTGCGTCTACGGCGGGATCGCGGCGGACACCGGTGAGGCGGCCATTGCCCTGGACGCGGCAGCCCAGGCCTACGCCGCCGAGTGCGGCGTGGATCACCTGGAGTACCGCAACATGGAGCCGCGGCACGACGACTGGCCCACCAAGGAGCTCTACGTCACCTTCCGCAAGGCCATCGAGCCGGACGTGGACGCCAACATGCAGGCGATTCCGCGCAAGCAGCGCCGCATGGTGCGCCAGGGCATGAAGGCGGGGCTCACCAGCGCGTTCGATGACGATGTCGACCGGTTCTTCCGGATCTACGCCCAGAACGTCCACCGGATGGGAACGCCGGTGTTCAGCAAGAGGTACTTCCAGACCCTGCTGGACGTGTTCGGTGACGCCTGTCGCATTCTCGCGGTGCACCGGGGCGACGAGCCCGTCGCCAGCGTGATGACGTTCTATTTCCGCGACGAGGTCATGCCTTACTACGGCGCCGGCATGCCGCTGGCACGGGATGTGGCGGGCTATGACTTCCTCTACTGGGAGTTGATGCGCCGTGGCTGCGAGGCCGGCTATCGCCTGTTCGACTACGGCCGCAGCAAGCAGGGCACGGGCTCCTGGAGTTTCAAGAAGAACTGGGGGTTCGAGCCGCAACCGCTGTACTACGAGTTCCAGCTGCACCGTGGCGACAAGGTGCCCGACAACAACCCGTTGAATCCGAAGTACCAGCGCGCCATCCGCATGTGGCAACGGCTCCCCCTGTCCGTTGCCAACGTGCTCGGCCCGCGGATCGTCCGGAATCTCGGTTAA
- a CDS encoding XrtA/PEP-CTERM system-associated ATPase, translating to MYEHFYNLSGKPFQLNPDPAFFYGSRGHQRAMAYLEYGVHQAEGFIVITGEVGAGKTTLVRNLFEHLDTDTLLAVQLVSTQLNADDMLRAVCGAFGLPDEGSKATLLRDLEAYLMDCQRAGKRALLVVDEAQNLDPAAVEELRMLSNFQTRWGSLLQSFLLGQPEFRATLQSPSMRQLRQRVIATYHLGPMDLEETQAYIEHRLRRVGWQNDPEFTPEAYRVLHEATDGVPRRINTLCDRVMLMGFLEELHTLDENAVGEVAREMEQDFLAPRSAFGVKTEEINGGGNGQMLAEPGAADIDDAAVSARLERLDSRVSRLERYVVYTSKLSRQILTMVNRRKPA from the coding sequence ATGTACGAACATTTCTACAACCTGAGCGGCAAACCGTTCCAGCTCAACCCGGACCCGGCGTTCTTCTACGGCAGCCGCGGTCATCAACGCGCCATGGCCTACCTGGAGTACGGCGTGCACCAGGCCGAGGGCTTCATCGTGATCACCGGCGAGGTGGGCGCGGGCAAGACCACGCTGGTCCGCAACCTGTTCGAGCACCTGGATACCGATACGCTGCTGGCCGTGCAGCTGGTGAGCACCCAGCTCAATGCCGACGACATGCTGCGCGCCGTTTGCGGCGCCTTCGGCCTGCCCGACGAGGGCTCCAAGGCGACCCTGCTGCGGGACCTGGAAGCGTATCTGATGGATTGCCAGCGCGCCGGCAAGCGTGCGCTGCTGGTGGTGGATGAAGCGCAGAACCTCGATCCCGCGGCGGTGGAGGAGCTGCGGATGCTCTCCAACTTCCAGACCCGCTGGGGCTCCCTGCTGCAGAGCTTTCTGCTGGGGCAGCCGGAGTTCCGTGCCACGCTGCAGAGCCCGAGCATGCGCCAGCTCCGCCAGCGCGTGATCGCCACCTACCACCTGGGGCCCATGGACCTGGAGGAGACCCAGGCCTACATCGAGCATCGCCTGCGCCGGGTGGGCTGGCAGAACGACCCGGAATTCACGCCCGAGGCCTACCGTGTGCTCCACGAGGCCACTGACGGTGTACCGCGGCGGATCAACACATTGTGCGACCGGGTCATGCTCATGGGGTTCCTCGAGGAGCTCCATACCCTCGACGAGAATGCCGTGGGCGAGGTGGCGCGGGAGATGGAGCAGGACTTCCTGGCGCCACGGTCGGCGTTCGGGGTCAAGACCGAGGAGATCAACGGCGGCGGCAACGGGCAGATGCTGGCGGAACCGGGCGCTGCGGATATCGATGATGCAGCCGTTTCCGCGCGGCTGGAGCGGCTGGATTCCCGGGTTTCCCGGCTGGAGCGTTACGTGGTGTACACCTCCAAGCTGTCCCGCCAGATCCTGACCATGGTCAACCGTCGGAAGCCGGCCTGA
- the xrtA gene encoding exosortase A: protein MAVDRQAFPAVGSVPEHWRRPLTLVAAAIALLLVVFHATYWSMVETWIRSETFAHGFLIVPIALFLVWRQRRVLADVVPRPFPLAGVVLAGLATMWLLGELVDVISVRQFSVVLMIPAVVWLMLGTHVVWRLQFPLAYLLFAVPFGEFLVQPLMVFTADVTVGLVRLTGIPVFREGLYFSLPTGHWAVVEACSGVRYLIASVALGALYAHITYRSWFRRCMFMLAAIIVPILANGLRAYMIVMIGHFSDMSLAAGVDHLLYGWVFFGIVIFLMFWVGGFWREDARPAASPARHGLAAGGRPSAGRYIAALALTVALIVAAPLYAAWMDRAAWPAPDLGAAPETIGDWQLTGAEPAWTPGYRHARDEWHAEYQSGGDRVGLYTGVYAEQNRYGKMATWENTLAGRGSDDWRRQAGGRGPDGAQRQLLVGPDTRVVAWQWYWVDGRLTTSRHLVKGLEALSRLLGGTDDAANIVIYATYRDRPDEVEPAMEVFAEEARPVIEARLEEVGRR, encoded by the coding sequence ATGGCCGTTGACCGGCAAGCGTTCCCTGCGGTCGGCTCGGTGCCGGAGCACTGGCGGCGGCCGCTCACCCTGGTGGCCGCCGCGATCGCGCTGCTGCTTGTGGTCTTCCATGCCACCTACTGGAGCATGGTCGAGACCTGGATCCGCTCCGAAACGTTTGCCCACGGCTTTCTCATCGTCCCGATCGCGCTGTTCCTGGTCTGGCGCCAGCGGCGCGTGCTGGCCGACGTGGTGCCGCGGCCGTTCCCGCTGGCAGGGGTCGTGCTCGCCGGGCTCGCCACCATGTGGCTGCTGGGCGAACTCGTGGATGTCATCTCCGTGCGGCAGTTCAGTGTCGTGCTCATGATCCCCGCCGTGGTCTGGCTGATGCTTGGCACGCACGTGGTCTGGCGCCTGCAGTTCCCACTGGCCTATCTGCTGTTCGCGGTGCCGTTCGGTGAGTTTCTCGTGCAGCCGCTCATGGTCTTCACGGCCGACGTCACGGTCGGGCTGGTGCGGCTGACCGGTATTCCCGTCTTCCGCGAAGGGTTGTACTTCTCGCTGCCCACGGGCCACTGGGCCGTGGTGGAGGCGTGCAGTGGTGTGCGCTACCTGATCGCCTCGGTGGCCCTGGGGGCGCTTTACGCCCACATCACCTACCGGTCCTGGTTCCGCCGCTGCATGTTCATGCTGGCGGCCATTATCGTGCCGATCCTGGCCAACGGGCTGCGCGCCTACATGATCGTGATGATCGGCCACTTCAGCGACATGAGCCTGGCTGCGGGTGTGGACCACCTGCTGTACGGCTGGGTCTTCTTCGGCATCGTCATCTTTCTCATGTTCTGGGTGGGCGGTTTCTGGCGGGAGGATGCACGTCCCGCGGCATCGCCGGCACGGCACGGCCTGGCGGCGGGAGGGCGGCCGTCGGCGGGGCGTTACATCGCGGCCCTCGCCCTGACGGTGGCGTTGATCGTGGCGGCGCCGCTGTATGCGGCCTGGATGGATCGGGCCGCCTGGCCGGCACCGGACCTGGGCGCGGCGCCCGAGACCATCGGCGACTGGCAGCTCACCGGCGCCGAGCCGGCGTGGACCCCGGGCTACCGCCATGCCCGCGATGAATGGCATGCCGAGTATCAGAGCGGCGGTGACCGGGTCGGGCTCTACACGGGTGTCTACGCGGAACAGAACCGCTACGGAAAGATGGCGACCTGGGAGAATACCCTGGCCGGGCGCGGCAGCGACGACTGGCGCCGCCAGGCCGGCGGGCGCGGCCCTGACGGTGCCCAGCGGCAGCTTCTGGTGGGCCCCGATACCCGGGTGGTGGCGTGGCAGTGGTACTGGGTGGATGGCCGCCTGACCACCAGCCGGCACCTGGTCAAGGGGCTGGAGGCGCTGTCCCGCCTGCTCGGGGGGACGGATGACGCCGCCAACATCGTCATCTATGCCACCTATCGCGACCGCCCGGACGAGGTCGAGCCTGCCATGGAGGTATTCGCCGAGGAGGCGCGACCGGTCATCGAGGCGCGGCTGGAGGAGGTGGGGCGCAGGTGA
- a CDS encoding TIGR03087 family PEP-CTERM/XrtA system glycosyltransferase: MDDILLLTHRIPWPPNKGDKIRSYHLLRHLASHYRVHLGTFVDDPADERYVSDLDVVCSSAHVARLNPGVARWRALTGLLSGAPLTLPYYRNAGLARWVEHTVNAHGIERAVVFSSSMAQYLDGFPALRRVVDLVDVDSDKWRQYAAGKSHPARWIYAREGRRLLEYERRVAREADAALLVSEAEAELFRELAPESRDSIHAVHNGVDTTVFDPGKNGTSPYPDDVLPLVFTGAMDYWPNEEAVTWFADTVFPRIMAAEPGARFYIVGSRPTRGVQALGERPGIEVTGFVDDMRPWLGHAAIAVAPLRIARGVQNKVLEAMAMGRTVIGTAQALAGIEAEVGRDLLQADSPDAFVEQVLAQLREPDPSLGANARDRVLAHYAWSARLSRLDALLQESAPGVSLTDDGGAAEVSHGR, translated from the coding sequence ATGGACGACATACTGCTGCTGACACACCGGATCCCGTGGCCGCCCAACAAGGGCGACAAGATCCGTTCGTACCACCTGCTCCGCCACCTGGCGAGCCACTACCGGGTCCATCTGGGGACGTTCGTTGATGATCCGGCGGATGAGCGCTACGTGAGCGACCTGGACGTGGTCTGCAGCAGTGCGCATGTCGCCCGCCTCAACCCCGGGGTCGCGCGCTGGCGGGCGCTGACCGGCCTGCTCAGCGGTGCACCGCTGACGCTGCCCTATTACCGCAACGCCGGCCTTGCCCGCTGGGTGGAGCACACGGTCAACGCTCACGGGATCGAGCGGGCCGTGGTGTTTTCCTCCTCCATGGCACAGTACCTGGACGGCTTTCCGGCGTTGCGACGGGTGGTGGACCTCGTCGACGTGGATTCCGACAAATGGCGGCAGTACGCCGCTGGCAAGTCCCATCCGGCGCGCTGGATCTACGCCCGGGAGGGGCGGCGGCTGCTGGAGTACGAGCGCCGGGTCGCCCGGGAAGCGGATGCCGCGCTGCTGGTCTCGGAAGCCGAGGCGGAGCTGTTCCGCGAGCTGGCACCGGAGAGTCGCGATTCCATCCATGCGGTGCACAACGGTGTCGACACCACGGTCTTTGATCCGGGCAAGAACGGGACCTCCCCCTATCCGGACGACGTGCTGCCGCTGGTGTTCACCGGTGCCATGGACTACTGGCCCAACGAAGAGGCGGTGACCTGGTTCGCCGATACAGTGTTCCCGCGGATCATGGCGGCGGAGCCCGGGGCGCGGTTCTACATCGTTGGCAGCCGGCCAACCCGTGGCGTGCAGGCGCTGGGTGAACGGCCGGGTATCGAGGTGACCGGTTTCGTGGACGACATGCGGCCGTGGCTGGGCCATGCGGCCATCGCGGTGGCGCCGCTGCGCATTGCCCGCGGGGTGCAGAACAAGGTGCTGGAGGCCATGGCCATGGGACGAACCGTGATCGGTACCGCGCAGGCGCTCGCGGGCATCGAGGCGGAGGTGGGGCGTGACCTGTTGCAGGCCGACAGCCCGGATGCGTTCGTGGAACAGGTGCTTGCCCAGCTCCGTGAACCGGACCCGTCCCTGGGCGCAAACGCCCGCGACCGCGTCCTGGCGCACTACGCCTGGAGTGCGCGGTTGAGCCGCCTGGATGCCCTGCTCCAGGAGAGTGCGCCGGGCGTTTCCCTGACTGACGATGGTGGCGCTGCGGAGGTGTCCCATGGCCGTTGA
- a CDS encoding phenylacetate--CoA ligase family protein, whose amino-acid sequence MAARVVQGGADAMPPLALPQPWVRFLLLPAHERLRGRRTLADLAALRRGERDDPQTAHALREQKLAALLQHCVERVPWYRDRCGVTEPVLARFPVLERATVRDHGDALKSDGFDGELLRSSTGGSSGAPLVFWTDKVKEARHNAQKLRFRRWFGIRPGDRQVDFWGSPIELGKQSRLRVAKDRYLLNQVVLSAHDLTPERLQEYARFLARFRPRLLYGYPTVIYRLAQFVDAHPELLGRYRPVAVVCTSEMLYPQMREAIAAVFECPVANEYGSRDGGLIAHECSEGRLHVAMEHVWLEVDAPDENGVGDLLVTNLDGYGMPFVRYRVGDRGRLGEPGCACGFHLPVLDHLEGRRNDFLVGVDGRQVHGSAANYVMRELERLHQYRLIQRRDLSVDVDVVMEGELTDDERQTVHRGLRRALGGDVPVRLRRVGHIPPSASGKYRWVESEALTQ is encoded by the coding sequence ATGGCCGCGAGGGTTGTTCAGGGTGGAGCGGATGCCATGCCGCCACTGGCACTACCACAGCCGTGGGTGCGGTTTCTTCTGCTGCCGGCGCACGAGCGTCTGCGTGGCCGCCGTACTCTGGCGGACCTGGCCGCGTTGCGCCGCGGCGAGCGTGACGATCCCCAGACGGCCCACGCCCTGCGGGAGCAGAAGCTCGCGGCGCTGCTGCAGCACTGTGTGGAGCGCGTGCCCTGGTACCGCGACCGGTGCGGCGTCACCGAGCCGGTGCTGGCGCGGTTCCCGGTGCTCGAGCGGGCGACCGTGCGCGACCATGGTGATGCGCTGAAGTCCGATGGTTTCGACGGCGAATTGCTGCGTTCCAGCACCGGCGGGTCGTCCGGTGCGCCGCTGGTGTTCTGGACCGACAAGGTCAAGGAAGCGCGGCACAACGCCCAGAAGCTGCGGTTCCGGCGCTGGTTCGGTATCCGGCCCGGTGATCGGCAGGTGGATTTCTGGGGGTCACCCATCGAGCTCGGCAAACAGTCCCGGCTGCGCGTGGCCAAGGACCGCTACCTGCTCAACCAGGTGGTGCTCTCGGCGCACGACCTGACGCCCGAGCGGCTGCAGGAGTACGCCCGGTTTCTTGCGCGGTTCCGGCCGCGCCTGCTGTACGGTTATCCCACGGTCATCTACCGGCTGGCGCAGTTCGTCGATGCCCATCCCGAGCTCCTGGGGCGTTACCGCCCGGTCGCCGTGGTGTGTACCTCGGAGATGCTCTATCCGCAGATGCGCGAGGCCATCGCTGCGGTGTTCGAGTGTCCGGTGGCCAATGAATACGGATCGCGGGACGGCGGCCTCATCGCCCACGAATGCAGCGAGGGTCGGTTGCACGTGGCCATGGAGCACGTGTGGCTGGAGGTGGACGCGCCGGACGAGAACGGCGTCGGCGACCTGCTGGTGACCAACCTGGACGGCTACGGCATGCCGTTCGTGCGCTACCGGGTCGGCGATCGGGGCCGGCTGGGGGAGCCGGGCTGCGCCTGCGGGTTCCACCTGCCGGTACTGGATCACCTGGAAGGGCGGCGCAACGACTTCCTGGTGGGGGTCGATGGCCGGCAGGTCCACGGGTCGGCCGCCAATTACGTGATGCGGGAGCTGGAGCGGCTACACCAGTACCGCCTGATCCAGCGGCGTGATCTCAGCGTGGATGTGGACGTGGTCATGGAGGGTGAGTTGACCGACGACGAACGCCAGACCGTGCACCGCGGGCTGCGCCGTGCCCTGGGTGGCGACGTTCCGGTGCGGCTGCGGCGCGTCGGGCACATTCCGCCGTCGGCATCGGGGAAATACCGTTGGGTCGAGAGCGAGGCGCTGACGCAGTGA
- a CDS encoding XrtA system polysaccharide deacetylase — translation MSAPVANAMTFDVEDYFQVSAMEPHVPRDQWERMPCRVEANTDRLLALLDGAGVKATFFTLGWVAERCPALIRRIVAGGHELASHGYWHHRVTELDDAAFRDDILRAKGVLEDTGGVAVDGYRAPSFSIGADNLHVLRILRETGHRYSSSVYPVQHDHYGMPEAPREPFQPLGNDGVTELPLTTVRLAGRNLPAAGGGYFRLLPYSVFRRALQRVNRQEGAAGIFYLHPWEIDPGQPRIPGVSARTRFRHYVNLARTEHRLQRLLTDFAWAPLRTVYADVLDHSLDVPPAQVAARGMETDRVIAQP, via the coding sequence ATGAGCGCGCCTGTCGCCAACGCCATGACCTTCGACGTGGAGGACTACTTCCAGGTCTCGGCCATGGAGCCGCATGTCCCCCGTGACCAGTGGGAGCGCATGCCGTGCCGGGTGGAAGCCAACACCGACCGCTTGCTGGCACTCCTTGATGGCGCGGGCGTGAAGGCCACCTTCTTCACCCTCGGGTGGGTGGCCGAGCGCTGCCCGGCGCTGATCCGGCGTATTGTCGCCGGCGGCCACGAGCTGGCCAGCCACGGTTACTGGCACCACCGCGTCACGGAGCTGGACGATGCGGCGTTCCGGGACGACATCCTGCGCGCCAAGGGGGTGCTGGAGGACACCGGTGGCGTGGCCGTGGACGGCTACCGCGCGCCCAGTTTCTCCATCGGCGCGGACAACCTGCACGTCCTGCGCATCCTGCGCGAGACCGGTCACCGCTACAGCTCCAGCGTCTATCCCGTGCAGCACGATCACTACGGCATGCCGGAGGCGCCCCGGGAGCCGTTCCAGCCCCTGGGCAACGACGGTGTGACCGAGCTGCCGTTGACCACGGTTCGGCTTGCCGGCCGCAACCTGCCTGCGGCGGGCGGCGGCTACTTCCGTCTCCTGCCTTACAGCGTGTTCCGCCGGGCGCTGCAGCGGGTCAATCGCCAGGAGGGAGCTGCCGGCATCTTCTACCTGCACCCGTGGGAGATCGACCCGGGGCAGCCGCGCATTCCTGGTGTCAGCGCCCGGACCCGGTTCCGTCACTACGTGAACCTGGCGCGCACCGAACACCGTCTCCAGCGCCTGCTGACGGACTTTGCCTGGGCGCCACTGCGCACCGTCTACGCCGACGTGCTCGACCATTCACTGGATGTCCCGCCTGCGCAGGTGGCCGCGCGCGGGATGGAGACCGACAGGGTGATCGCGCAGCCATGA
- a CDS encoding XrtA/PEP-CTERM system amidotransferase — translation MCGLVGCMDTRGRRDPDEVLLRQMNAAQFHRGPDQGGEHFEPGLALGHRRLSIIDLASGQQPLANEDGSVVVVYNGEIYNFPALMDELVARGHQFRTRCDTEVIVHAWEEWGEACVERFRGMFAFALWDRNAETLFLARDRLGIKPLHYAELSDGRLLFGSELKALLACADLPRVLDPEAVEDYFAFGYVPDPRTIFTGASKLPPGHTLTVRRGAPVPAPVPYWDVVFGNDGPADLEVATGEFVERFSEAVRIRMVAEVPLGAFLSGGVDSSAVVAMMSGLSEDPVNTCSIGFGDPRYNESAYAEAVAARYHTRHFSEQVDPDRFDLLDQLALMHDEPFADSSALPTYEVSRIARSRVTVALSGDGGDEMLGGYRRYRGYVREENLRRMLPDGVRRGMFGPLARVYPKADWAPRPLRAKATLEALAADAVDGYMRSVGIIDDASRRRLFSPEFRGRLGAYRASEVLRRHAAKASPDDPLAFVQYLDLKTWLAGGILTKVDRASMANALEVRVPLLDHKLVEWMARLPAHHKIRGQQGKYLFKHAMEPHLPSDILYRPKQGFNMPIGEWFRGPLRERLPAAVCSERMLDTGFFNPAELKRLVAEHQSGRRNHTRPLWSLLMFESFLRQRAEGADTRPDEGRPLARGVGA, via the coding sequence GTGTGCGGACTGGTTGGCTGTATGGATACCCGGGGCAGGCGTGATCCGGACGAGGTGCTGTTGCGGCAGATGAACGCCGCGCAGTTTCACCGCGGGCCGGACCAGGGCGGCGAGCACTTCGAACCGGGCCTGGCCCTTGGGCACCGGCGCCTGTCCATCATCGACCTGGCGAGCGGCCAGCAGCCACTGGCGAACGAGGACGGCAGTGTCGTCGTGGTCTACAACGGCGAGATCTACAACTTCCCCGCGCTCATGGACGAGCTGGTGGCGCGCGGGCACCAGTTCCGCACCCGCTGCGATACGGAAGTGATTGTCCATGCCTGGGAGGAGTGGGGCGAGGCCTGTGTCGAGCGCTTCCGCGGCATGTTCGCCTTCGCGCTGTGGGATCGCAACGCGGAGACTCTGTTCCTTGCCCGCGACCGGCTTGGCATCAAACCGCTGCATTACGCCGAACTGTCCGACGGGCGACTGCTGTTCGGCTCGGAGTTGAAGGCGCTGCTGGCGTGTGCGGATCTGCCGCGCGTGCTTGATCCGGAGGCCGTGGAAGACTATTTCGCCTTCGGCTACGTGCCCGATCCGAGGACGATCTTCACCGGCGCCTCGAAGCTGCCACCGGGGCATACCCTGACCGTCCGGCGCGGTGCCCCCGTCCCGGCGCCGGTGCCCTACTGGGATGTCGTGTTCGGGAATGACGGCCCGGCCGACCTGGAGGTGGCCACCGGCGAGTTCGTGGAGCGGTTCAGCGAGGCGGTGCGCATCCGCATGGTGGCGGAGGTCCCGCTGGGGGCGTTTCTCTCCGGTGGCGTGGACTCAAGCGCCGTGGTCGCCATGATGAGCGGTTTGTCCGAGGATCCGGTGAACACCTGCTCCATCGGGTTCGGTGACCCGCGCTACAATGAGTCGGCCTACGCCGAGGCGGTGGCAGCCCGCTATCATACGCGCCATTTCAGCGAGCAGGTGGACCCGGACCGCTTCGACCTGCTGGACCAGCTCGCGCTCATGCACGATGAGCCGTTCGCCGACAGCTCGGCGCTGCCCACCTACGAGGTGAGTCGTATCGCCCGCAGCCGCGTGACCGTGGCGCTGTCCGGCGATGGTGGCGATGAAATGCTCGGTGGATACCGTCGCTACCGCGGCTACGTCCGGGAAGAGAACCTGCGGCGCATGCTCCCCGACGGCGTCCGGCGCGGCATGTTCGGCCCGCTGGCCCGCGTCTACCCGAAAGCGGACTGGGCGCCCCGGCCACTGCGGGCCAAGGCAACCCTGGAAGCCCTTGCGGCGGACGCGGTCGACGGCTATATGCGCAGTGTCGGGATTATTGACGATGCCAGCCGGCGGCGGCTGTTCTCGCCGGAGTTCCGTGGCCGTCTGGGCGCCTACCGCGCCTCGGAGGTGCTGCGGCGGCATGCGGCGAAGGCATCGCCGGACGACCCGCTGGCGTTCGTGCAGTACCTGGACCTCAAGACCTGGCTGGCAGGCGGCATTCTCACCAAGGTGGACCGCGCCAGCATGGCCAACGCGCTGGAGGTGCGTGTGCCGCTGCTGGATCACAAGCTGGTGGAGTGGATGGCGCGTCTGCCGGCGCACCACAAGATTCGCGGGCAGCAGGGGAAATACCTGTTCAAGCACGCCATGGAGCCACACTTGCCCAGCGACATCCTCTACCGCCCCAAGCAGGGGTTCAACATGCCCATCGGCGAGTGGTTCCGGGGGCCGCTGCGCGAGCGTCTGCCGGCGGCGGTGTGCAGTGAGCGCATGCTGGACACCGGGTTCTTCAACCCGGCGGAGCTGAAGCGTCTGGTCGCCGAGCACCAGAGCGGCCGACGCAATCACACCCGCCCGCTGTGGTCGCTGCTGATGTTTGAATCGTTCCTGCGCCAGCGTGCCGAGGGGGCCGATACGCGCCCCGATGAAGGACGCCCGCTGGCCCGGGGAGTGGGGGCCTGA